One Lacipirellulaceae bacterium DNA window includes the following coding sequences:
- a CDS encoding GspE/PulE family protein: MAADFGDYLIKKGILGPEQLKEAQTVATSRNLKLHDAVQNLGYGSGEQLMRALAEFHKYEYYDLNNVPIPPAVVELVPESVARENAVIPFSEDDGVLMVLTSDPEDFATLDKLKFILNRDIKIGLGTRESILEAINRNYGQVDGESADSMLQEFTDTAIDFTETEGDDGGDDDDVVDETSAPIVRLTQLMISEAVQLRASDIHVEPFEDRVRIRYRIDGVLVERDSPPRRLLGALLSRIKILAKMDIAERRRTQDGRIKITAGGKELDLRVSMLPTNHGQSCVMRLLDKDNIKVGIRQLGLSEQDFKKFRNIIRRPNGILLVTGPTGSGKTTTLYAALNELNRPDRKIITAEDPVEYYLPGINQVEVRHSIGLDFAAIIRSMLRQAPNVILVGEMRDHETASMGIQASLTGHLVFSTLHTNDAPGAITRMVDMGVPAYLVAGSVVGILAQRLVRVVCSKCKQPHTPSDAQLEAAGITPEQAAEATFMKGAGCSHCGKGGYRGRLGVFEFMTMTSKVRELAFAGASTVEIRKAATAEGMTTLYEDAISKALQGITTLEEVFKVTKRTE, from the coding sequence ATGGCTGCTGACTTTGGCGACTATCTGATCAAAAAAGGCATCTTGGGCCCGGAACAGCTCAAGGAAGCTCAAACCGTTGCGACTTCGCGCAACTTGAAGCTACACGACGCGGTGCAAAATCTCGGTTACGGAAGTGGCGAGCAGTTGATGCGCGCCCTGGCCGAGTTTCACAAGTACGAATACTACGACCTGAACAACGTGCCGATTCCTCCGGCGGTGGTTGAGCTCGTGCCCGAATCGGTCGCTCGCGAGAATGCCGTCATTCCGTTCTCCGAAGACGATGGTGTGCTGATGGTACTCACCAGCGACCCGGAAGACTTTGCGACGCTCGACAAACTGAAGTTCATTCTCAACCGCGATATCAAGATCGGCCTGGGAACGCGTGAGAGCATTCTCGAAGCGATCAACCGAAATTACGGACAAGTCGACGGCGAGTCTGCGGACTCGATGCTGCAAGAGTTTACCGACACGGCGATCGACTTCACGGAAACGGAAGGCGACGACGGCGGGGATGATGACGACGTCGTTGACGAGACCTCCGCTCCGATTGTTCGCCTGACGCAGTTGATGATTAGTGAAGCGGTGCAACTTCGCGCGTCGGATATTCACGTCGAACCGTTTGAAGATCGCGTGCGGATTCGTTACCGCATTGACGGCGTGCTCGTCGAACGCGACAGCCCGCCACGCCGTTTGTTGGGCGCCCTGCTCTCCCGTATCAAAATCCTTGCGAAGATGGACATAGCCGAACGACGGCGTACACAAGACGGACGAATCAAGATTACTGCGGGCGGCAAAGAGCTCGATCTGCGCGTGAGCATGTTGCCGACCAACCACGGCCAGTCTTGCGTAATGCGGCTACTGGATAAGGACAATATTAAAGTCGGCATCCGACAACTGGGGCTTTCGGAGCAGGACTTTAAGAAGTTCCGCAACATCATCCGCCGCCCCAATGGCATCCTCTTGGTGACGGGGCCAACGGGCTCGGGCAAGACGACCACGCTTTACGCGGCGCTCAACGAATTGAATCGCCCCGACCGCAAAATCATCACTGCCGAAGACCCGGTCGAATATTACTTGCCGGGGATCAACCAAGTGGAAGTCCGCCACTCGATCGGTCTCGACTTCGCAGCGATTATTCGTTCGATGTTGCGTCAGGCGCCGAACGTCATTCTCGTGGGTGAGATGCGCGACCATGAAACCGCGTCGATGGGCATCCAGGCTTCGCTGACTGGTCACTTGGTTTTCAGTACCCTTCACACCAACGACGCGCCCGGTGCGATCACACGGATGGTGGACATGGGCGTACCGGCATACCTTGTTGCTGGTTCAGTTGTTGGTATTCTTGCCCAGCGTCTGGTACGTGTCGTTTGCAGCAAGTGCAAACAACCTCACACACCAAGCGATGCGCAACTCGAAGCCGCAGGCATCACGCCAGAGCAAGCTGCCGAGGCAACGTTCATGAAAGGGGCTGGCTGTTCTCACTGCGGCAAAGGTGGCTATCGCGGACGTCTTGGTGTTTTCGAATTCATGACGATGACCTCTAAAGTGCGCGAACTCGCCTTCGCCGGTGCCTCAACCGTAGAGATTCGCAAAGCGGCCACGGCTGAAGGGATGACGACGCTCTACGAAGACGCCATCTCCAAAGCGTTGCAGGGCATCACGACGCTTGAAGAAGTGTTCAAGGTGACCAAGCGAACCGAGTAG
- a CDS encoding class I SAM-dependent methyltransferase, with product MSLIELAERKWLPDWAIRRGIRYLLRKRLQKEILRSQNSPSRAAALREIFARGPIAIETTAANEQHYEVPTELFQAMLGSRLKYSGCYWKDFVGDLAQAEEAMLGLTCQRAKIEDGQRILDLGCGWGSLSLWLAEKFPRAEVIAVSNSTTQGEYIREQAAERSLTNVTHLVANMAERNLQQKLRESGVPHEGFDRIVSIEMFEHMHNVEALLRSLAVVLQHDGFLFVHIFTHKNLFYRFQDEGPTDWMTRHFFSGGAMPPADLFEHINDPFELVERHDVNGVHYAMTCRAWLRNLDDHREALLARFEQDMPAREAHIQWQRWRMFVMACEELFAWNAGEAWLVTHHLLQLSRER from the coding sequence GTGTCATTGATCGAACTCGCGGAAAGAAAATGGCTACCCGACTGGGCAATCCGTCGCGGGATTCGTTACTTGCTCCGGAAGCGTCTTCAGAAAGAGATTCTGCGCAGCCAGAATTCTCCGTCGCGTGCTGCCGCCCTCAGAGAGATTTTTGCCAGGGGCCCCATCGCCATCGAAACCACCGCCGCGAATGAGCAGCACTACGAAGTACCCACCGAACTCTTTCAAGCGATGCTCGGCTCACGCCTGAAGTACAGTGGCTGTTATTGGAAAGATTTCGTGGGAGACCTCGCACAGGCTGAAGAGGCGATGCTGGGGCTTACTTGCCAACGTGCGAAAATCGAAGACGGGCAACGCATCCTCGACCTAGGTTGCGGCTGGGGGTCGCTTTCGCTGTGGCTTGCTGAAAAGTTTCCGCGGGCGGAGGTCATCGCCGTGTCGAATTCAACGACTCAAGGCGAATACATTCGTGAACAAGCGGCAGAACGTTCCCTGACGAATGTCACCCACCTCGTTGCAAACATGGCAGAGAGGAACCTCCAGCAAAAGCTCCGCGAGAGTGGCGTTCCGCACGAAGGCTTTGACCGAATCGTATCGATAGAAATGTTCGAACACATGCATAATGTCGAAGCTTTGCTACGGTCCCTGGCCGTGGTGCTTCAGCACGACGGCTTCCTCTTCGTGCATATCTTCACGCACAAGAACCTCTTCTACCGCTTCCAGGACGAAGGCCCTACCGATTGGATGACGCGGCACTTCTTTTCCGGCGGAGCGATGCCTCCCGCGGATCTCTTCGAGCACATCAACGATCCGTTTGAACTTGTCGAACGTCACGATGTCAATGGCGTCCATTACGCTATGACGTGCCGGGCTTGGCTGCGTAATCTCGACGATCACCGCGAAGCGTTGCTAGCACGCTTCGAACAGGACATGCCCGCCCGCGAAGCCCACATTCAATGGCAGCGCTGGCGAATGTTCGTGATGGCCTGCGAAGAGCTATTTGCTTGGAACGCGGGCGAAGCGTGGTTGGTGACGCATCATTTATTGCAGCTAAGCCGCGAGCGGTGA
- a CDS encoding DUF1295 domain-containing protein, protein MTPSLLLLIGFVAAMLLMTGLWFIQRKTGNAGIVDVAWAGAVGDLGVLYALFGTAPRSLRWLVGGMIAVWSIRLTSYLYVRVVGEPEEGRYKQLREDWGENANRNLLFFYWFQAAGAWVFALPAFVIAHGAWPALPLVGLAVSMWILGIGGVALSDWQLKKFKQDPDSKGKTCRRGLWRYSRHPNYFFEWIHWCSYIPLSLASGYWWVTTLVALSLLYLILFKTGIPPTEKQALKSRGEDYREYQRTTNAFVPWFPKE, encoded by the coding sequence ATGACTCCGTCGCTGCTATTGCTCATCGGATTTGTGGCAGCCATGTTGCTGATGACGGGCCTTTGGTTCATCCAACGGAAGACCGGCAATGCGGGAATCGTCGACGTGGCTTGGGCGGGAGCCGTGGGCGACCTTGGGGTCCTATATGCTCTGTTCGGAACAGCGCCGCGGAGTTTGCGGTGGCTTGTTGGAGGAATGATTGCCGTTTGGTCGATCCGCCTCACAAGCTATCTCTATGTTCGAGTGGTGGGCGAGCCTGAGGAAGGTCGCTACAAGCAGCTTCGCGAGGATTGGGGCGAGAATGCGAATCGCAATCTGTTGTTCTTCTACTGGTTTCAAGCGGCCGGCGCATGGGTGTTCGCATTGCCGGCGTTTGTGATTGCTCACGGAGCATGGCCGGCGCTTCCGCTTGTCGGCTTAGCCGTAAGCATGTGGATACTCGGCATCGGCGGGGTAGCACTTTCTGATTGGCAGCTCAAGAAGTTCAAGCAAGACCCCGACTCTAAGGGCAAGACCTGCCGTCGCGGGCTGTGGCGATACTCACGGCATCCCAATTACTTCTTCGAGTGGATTCATTGGTGCAGCTACATTCCGCTTTCACTAGCAAGCGGCTATTGGTGGGTAACGACCCTCGTCGCTCTCAGCCTGTTGTATCTGATACTGTTCAAAACCGGCATCCCCCCGACGGAGAAGCAGGCTCTCAAGAGTCGTGGTGAGGACTATCGCGAATACCAACGCACCACAAACGCGTTCGTTCCTTGGTTCCCGAAGGAATAG
- a CDS encoding cyclopropane-fatty-acyl-phospholipid synthase family protein, which translates to MPFHPSPQQAELGASESRRSDDSTRSIAAWDRLARRLVHQRLKQLDAGPLTITDCLGTAHFNAAAESDPPAAKIVVQDLGIYRKTVKAGSLGFGDSYVDGDWSSTDLPAVLETLANVSVEQSVGRSPSRFALSAWQRLQQRLKRNSIRGSRKNIASHYDLSNRLFELFLDPTFTYSCGIFENEESTLEDASNAKYERICRKLELSADDRVLEIGCGWGGFVEYAVKNYGCHVTAVTISQEQLLYAKQRIAAAEIADRVDLRFCDYRDLTGEYDKLVSIEMIEAVGHDYLPTFVEQCDKLLKPGGKILLQGITIPAERYEGYRRRIDFIQKYIFPGGCLVSLERLRQIVAKKTTLNEIEEQDFSSHYRRMLLAWRERFLNSREQIAALRPDEKFFRAWDYYFAYCAAGFAVGKIGVSQILYESKPAKNGAS; encoded by the coding sequence ATGCCCTTTCATCCCTCACCCCAGCAAGCAGAACTTGGAGCAAGCGAGAGCCGACGCTCCGACGATTCCACTAGATCCATCGCCGCCTGGGACCGGCTAGCCCGCCGCCTTGTCCATCAACGCTTGAAGCAACTCGATGCAGGCCCGCTGACGATCACCGATTGCCTTGGGACCGCTCACTTCAACGCGGCCGCAGAGTCAGATCCTCCTGCGGCCAAAATCGTCGTCCAAGACTTGGGCATCTACCGCAAGACCGTCAAAGCGGGCAGCCTTGGCTTTGGTGACAGTTACGTCGACGGTGACTGGTCGTCAACGGATCTCCCGGCGGTGCTGGAAACGCTGGCGAACGTCAGTGTCGAGCAATCCGTGGGGCGATCTCCTTCCCGCTTTGCGTTGTCAGCATGGCAGCGACTTCAACAACGTCTGAAACGGAACTCGATTCGTGGAAGCCGTAAGAATATCGCGTCTCACTACGACCTTAGTAATCGTCTGTTCGAGTTGTTTCTCGACCCGACGTTCACCTACTCGTGCGGCATTTTCGAGAACGAAGAAAGCACGTTGGAGGATGCATCGAATGCCAAGTACGAGCGGATATGCCGCAAGCTGGAATTGTCAGCAGACGATCGTGTGTTAGAAATCGGCTGCGGCTGGGGAGGGTTTGTCGAGTACGCCGTCAAGAACTACGGCTGCCATGTCACGGCGGTGACGATTTCGCAGGAGCAACTTCTGTACGCCAAGCAACGTATCGCAGCCGCTGAGATAGCCGATCGAGTTGACTTGCGATTCTGCGACTACCGCGACCTGACGGGCGAGTACGACAAGTTGGTCTCAATCGAAATGATCGAAGCGGTCGGCCATGACTACCTGCCAACCTTCGTCGAACAATGCGACAAACTCCTGAAGCCGGGAGGAAAGATACTGCTGCAAGGAATCACCATTCCCGCCGAACGATACGAGGGATATCGTCGCCGGATCGACTTTATTCAGAAGTACATCTTTCCTGGCGGTTGCCTCGTCTCGCTTGAAAGGCTTCGGCAAATCGTTGCTAAAAAAACTACTTTAAACGAAATCGAAGAGCAGGACTTCTCCAGCCACTACCGGCGGATGCTACTCGCTTGGCGGGAGAGGTTTTTGAATTCCCGCGAGCAGATTGCGGCTCTCAGGCCCGACGAAAAGTTCTTCCGCGCGTGGGATTACTACTTCGCCTACTGTGCTGCCGGCTTCGCCGTTGGGAAGATCGGCGTCTCGCAGATTCTTTATGAGTCTAAGCCAGCTAAAAACGGAGCGTCCTAG
- a CDS encoding DUF1365 domain-containing protein, whose protein sequence is MNSCFYSGHVEHIRHSPVRHRFRNRITMAYLDLEEVEELIRRSWLLSSRKLALASFREQDHCQALRSKLPTADCPLPTLVRDYVARITGKRPAGPIRLLTQLRQAGLFFSPLNLFYCYEGPTHQTPAIQTIVAEVSNTPWNQRRLYVLHEGNRTEGESELSSDANLRYAHVKDFHVSPFRKLEESYHWNLSPPGEELQVTIQSVGHDVKPFTASMTMHRAVWSDRHLAWEVVRRPVNSINILAAIHWQALRLWLKRCPFIPHPSKQNLEQARADAPTIPLDPSPPGTG, encoded by the coding sequence ATGAACTCTTGCTTCTATTCAGGCCACGTCGAGCACATCCGCCATTCGCCGGTGCGTCATCGATTTCGCAATCGAATCACGATGGCCTATCTCGATCTAGAGGAAGTTGAAGAACTCATCCGACGCAGTTGGCTCCTCTCATCACGAAAGTTGGCCTTGGCCTCCTTCCGTGAACAGGATCATTGCCAAGCGCTCAGAAGTAAACTGCCCACCGCCGACTGCCCACTGCCCACCCTCGTCAGAGACTACGTCGCCCGCATAACCGGCAAGCGACCGGCGGGCCCCATCCGGCTGTTGACACAACTGCGGCAAGCCGGGCTTTTTTTCAGTCCGCTGAACCTGTTCTACTGTTACGAAGGCCCAACACACCAGACACCGGCAATCCAGACAATCGTCGCCGAAGTCAGCAATACTCCCTGGAACCAGCGTCGGCTGTACGTGCTCCACGAAGGAAATCGCACGGAGGGTGAATCCGAGTTAAGCTCGGATGCGAACTTACGGTATGCACACGTTAAGGATTTCCATGTTTCTCCCTTTCGCAAGCTGGAAGAAAGTTACCACTGGAACCTCAGCCCACCCGGCGAAGAACTTCAGGTGACGATCCAAAGTGTGGGTCATGACGTGAAGCCTTTCACGGCGAGCATGACGATGCACCGCGCGGTGTGGAGCGACCGCCACCTGGCTTGGGAAGTCGTCCGAAGGCCTGTAAACTCGATTAACATTTTGGCAGCCATCCATTGGCAGGCCTTGAGACTTTGGTTGAAGCGATGCCCTTTCATCCCTCACCCCAGCAAGCAGAACTTGGAGCAAGCGAGAGCCGACGCTCCGACGATTCCACTAGATCCATCGCCGCCTGGGACCGGCTAG
- a CDS encoding FAD-dependent oxidoreductase, with protein MRIAIVGSGISGLVCGWLLSRKHDVTLFESESRIGGHTNTVDFEAFGKSWSADTGFMVFNDRTYPNFIRLLELLGVPSQPSDMSFSVVNEDSGLEYQGSSLNGLFAQRRNLVRPSFLKMLREILRFNAFASNGENASVAGETLGEFVQRHRFSDGLVQNYLLPMTAAIWSAPPSRVLDFPADFLFRFYKNHGLLQLKDRPQWRTIPGGARNYIEAITKGWQEQIRLNCPVREVRRRENLVALSGDGFETEEFDAVVLACHAPNSLAMLSEPSRLETEVLTTFAYQPNVALLHTDVKQLPRKRRAWASWNYRVYSESEKPPTVTYDLSRLQRLNTPQPVCVTLNPSFKIDEQHILARINYSHPLYSTAAIGAQQRRDELHADRKILFAGAYWGNGFHEDGVNSALAVCEQFGLSLEPAV; from the coding sequence ATGCGAATTGCAATCGTTGGCTCAGGGATCAGCGGCCTCGTCTGCGGTTGGCTCTTGTCACGCAAACATGACGTCACGCTATTCGAGTCGGAATCACGGATTGGTGGCCATACGAATACCGTCGACTTTGAAGCATTCGGCAAGAGTTGGTCGGCTGATACCGGCTTCATGGTTTTCAACGATCGGACTTACCCGAATTTCATCCGACTGCTGGAGCTCCTTGGAGTTCCCTCTCAGCCGAGCGACATGAGCTTTAGCGTCGTTAATGAAGATTCGGGGCTTGAGTACCAGGGAAGTTCGCTCAACGGGTTGTTTGCTCAGAGGCGGAATCTTGTGCGGCCCAGTTTCCTCAAGATGTTGCGTGAGATCCTACGATTCAACGCATTTGCTAGTAACGGTGAAAACGCAAGCGTCGCGGGGGAAACGCTCGGTGAGTTCGTACAACGCCACAGGTTCAGTGACGGGCTTGTTCAGAATTACTTGCTGCCGATGACGGCGGCGATCTGGTCGGCACCTCCTTCGCGCGTGTTGGACTTTCCTGCTGACTTTCTTTTTCGTTTCTACAAGAATCACGGGCTGCTGCAGTTGAAGGACCGTCCTCAATGGCGAACCATTCCTGGCGGAGCACGAAACTATATTGAAGCTATCACCAAAGGCTGGCAGGAGCAGATTCGACTTAACTGCCCGGTTCGCGAAGTGCGCCGCCGGGAGAATTTAGTGGCGCTCTCGGGTGACGGTTTCGAAACGGAAGAATTCGATGCCGTCGTGCTGGCTTGCCACGCTCCCAACTCGCTTGCCATGCTTAGTGAGCCCAGTCGACTAGAAACGGAAGTGCTGACGACGTTTGCTTATCAACCGAATGTGGCATTACTGCACACGGACGTGAAACAGCTCCCAAGAAAACGACGGGCCTGGGCGAGTTGGAATTACCGCGTCTATTCTGAAAGCGAAAAGCCTCCCACGGTGACTTACGACCTGAGTCGGCTGCAACGCTTGAACACACCGCAGCCCGTTTGCGTTACCTTAAATCCTTCCTTTAAAATTGACGAGCAGCACATTCTGGCAAGAATTAATTACTCGCATCCGCTCTACTCAACCGCAGCAATAGGTGCCCAACAGCGCCGTGATGAATTGCACGCTGACCGGAAAATCCTGTTCGCTGGCGCGTACTGGGGCAATGGATTCCATGAGGATGGTGTGAATAGCGCATTGGCTGTGTGCGAGCAATTTGGGCTTTCACTAGAACCAGCCGTATGA
- a CDS encoding glycosyl transferase, producing MPDFAQPSAVTTIHDLGIVHSDEIEQKLVKASEEYGIGLVLPLTASDMRAEPFAEIVKELAGAEFLKSTVIVLNRAPEESDYKECAKLVEPLGDRAEILWTDGPTVAPMIDELIAEDFNLSTPGKGRAVWMAFGYLLADNDLKAFVLHDCDIVNYDREILVRMCLPMAHPSLDFDFCKAYYARCTTKMHGRVVRLLMTPLLRAIETVLGQDEFISFLRAFRYPLAGEFGVTSQLARSNRIPCDWGLEVGTLAEVFRNTSPKRVCQVDLGRLYEHKHQPLSLDEPGKGLMKMTGDILTSIFRTLASRGRVFSPGHFISLRAAYLRDAQDAIRQYHADALMNCLSFDRHSEEQAIEGFAEQITIAGTAVHDDPSGGDSMPTWTRVLAAKPDFPRRLREAAAADRKRLS from the coding sequence ATGCCAGACTTTGCCCAACCGAGTGCCGTCACCACGATCCACGATCTGGGGATCGTCCACAGCGATGAGATCGAGCAGAAGCTTGTCAAAGCTTCCGAAGAGTACGGCATCGGCCTCGTCCTGCCGCTCACGGCCAGTGATATGCGAGCTGAACCGTTCGCAGAAATCGTCAAGGAACTTGCCGGTGCTGAGTTCCTGAAATCAACCGTGATCGTCCTCAATCGGGCCCCCGAAGAGTCTGACTACAAGGAGTGTGCGAAACTCGTCGAGCCACTTGGAGATCGGGCGGAAATTCTCTGGACGGATGGCCCAACGGTCGCTCCGATGATCGACGAGCTGATCGCCGAGGACTTCAATCTCAGCACCCCTGGCAAAGGCCGTGCGGTCTGGATGGCGTTTGGCTATTTGCTTGCCGACAACGATCTCAAGGCATTTGTGCTGCACGATTGCGACATTGTCAACTACGACCGGGAAATTCTCGTGCGGATGTGCCTGCCGATGGCACACCCAAGTCTCGACTTCGATTTTTGCAAGGCATACTACGCTCGCTGCACGACGAAGATGCATGGGCGTGTCGTGCGGCTGCTGATGACTCCCTTGCTCCGCGCGATCGAAACCGTACTCGGCCAGGATGAATTCATTTCGTTCCTTAGAGCATTCCGCTATCCGCTAGCCGGAGAGTTTGGCGTCACTTCGCAGCTTGCCCGTTCGAATCGCATCCCGTGCGATTGGGGCTTAGAGGTGGGGACCTTGGCGGAAGTGTTCCGCAACACGTCACCAAAACGTGTCTGCCAAGTCGATCTGGGGCGACTCTACGAACACAAGCATCAGCCGCTTTCGCTCGACGAGCCGGGAAAAGGTCTGATGAAGATGACCGGGGATATTCTGACGAGCATCTTCCGGACGCTGGCAAGCCGCGGGCGGGTGTTTTCACCTGGGCACTTCATTAGCTTACGAGCAGCCTATCTTCGGGACGCCCAAGATGCTATTCGCCAGTACCACGCTGACGCACTCATGAACTGCCTCTCTTTCGATCGTCACAGCGAAGAGCAAGCCATCGAAGGTTTCGCCGAGCAAATCACGATCGCGGGCACTGCCGTGCACGACGACCCTTCGGGTGGGGATTCCATGCCCACCTGGACGCGAGTGTTAGCCGCAAAGCCAGACTTCCCAAGACGCCTTCGCGAAGCCGCTGCCGCCGATCGCAAACGGCTGAGTTAG
- a CDS encoding sugar phosphorylase, whose translation MESTAAALTSNLQPEIVGQLLDRLQTLYGEDASEVLPRLVGLVEKHLPETPPEVPGWTEEDVVLITYGDQVQAEGKSPLAAFDAFLDDQSWNELFSTVHFLPFCPYSSDDGFSVIDYLQVDPALGDWGDIEQIGSSFQLMFDLVLNHCSAKSEWFAAYLRQEKPYDQFFFEASPEDDLSEVVRPRSLPLLTEFETSAGPRHVWTTFSADQVDLNYANPDVLLTMLDVLLEYAKRGAQIIRLDAVAFLWKTIGTNCIHLPETHEVVKLMRDVLEIVAPHVWLLTETNVPHKENISYFGDGDEAHMVYQFSLPPLLLDAFTHGDATYFNRWLTGLEPPQPGTTFFNFTASHDGIGVRPLEGLVPDERVDSLVSAVKERGGRVNTRRRGDRDVPYELNITYVDALKPTEEDPELQARRFLATQAVMLSLQGVPATYFHSLVGTENYQQGVEESGIARRINRRKFRWDDLHEQIENSPLSREIYAGYQQLLRLRRGVAAFHPDAPLRVLDLEEPSVIAFHRVSLDGVQQVLILVNCGQETVDLDLRELCDASTSHDLIAGEAVERMDSFLLLPGQAAWLAL comes from the coding sequence ATGGAATCCACTGCCGCTGCTTTGACTTCTAACTTGCAGCCTGAGATTGTCGGGCAACTGCTTGATCGACTACAAACACTTTACGGCGAAGACGCAAGCGAAGTGTTGCCCCGCTTGGTGGGGCTTGTTGAGAAGCACTTACCTGAGACTCCGCCGGAGGTGCCTGGCTGGACGGAAGAAGACGTCGTTCTGATCACTTACGGCGATCAAGTTCAGGCCGAGGGGAAGTCTCCATTGGCAGCTTTCGATGCTTTCCTAGATGATCAGTCTTGGAACGAGCTGTTCTCGACCGTTCACTTTCTGCCTTTCTGCCCGTACTCTTCAGACGACGGTTTCTCGGTAATCGACTACCTGCAGGTCGATCCGGCTCTCGGCGATTGGGGCGACATCGAGCAAATCGGAAGTTCGTTCCAACTGATGTTTGATCTCGTGCTGAATCATTGCTCAGCAAAAAGTGAATGGTTTGCCGCCTATCTGCGACAAGAGAAGCCCTACGATCAGTTTTTTTTCGAGGCTTCCCCCGAGGACGATCTCAGCGAGGTTGTGCGTCCGCGGAGCTTGCCGCTGCTCACCGAATTTGAGACCTCAGCCGGTCCGCGTCATGTTTGGACGACCTTTAGCGCGGACCAGGTTGATTTGAACTACGCCAATCCCGACGTCCTGTTGACGATGCTCGACGTGCTTCTTGAGTATGCGAAGCGCGGGGCACAGATTATTCGACTCGACGCGGTCGCCTTCCTTTGGAAAACGATCGGCACCAACTGTATTCATCTGCCAGAGACCCACGAAGTAGTGAAGTTGATGCGCGACGTGCTGGAAATCGTCGCACCGCACGTGTGGCTGCTCACGGAGACGAATGTGCCGCACAAGGAAAACATCAGCTACTTTGGCGACGGCGACGAAGCCCACATGGTCTACCAGTTCAGCCTGCCGCCACTGCTGCTGGATGCGTTTACGCACGGCGATGCGACGTACTTCAATCGTTGGCTGACTGGGCTCGAGCCGCCGCAACCGGGGACCACCTTCTTCAACTTCACGGCCTCGCACGATGGCATCGGCGTGCGACCCCTAGAAGGCCTGGTCCCTGATGAGCGAGTCGACTCACTTGTTTCCGCAGTCAAAGAGCGAGGCGGGCGGGTCAACACCCGCCGCCGAGGCGACCGTGACGTTCCCTACGAATTGAATATCACTTACGTCGATGCACTCAAGCCCACAGAGGAGGACCCCGAACTCCAGGCACGGCGTTTTCTCGCTACCCAAGCGGTGATGCTAAGTTTGCAGGGCGTGCCCGCGACCTACTTCCACAGCCTTGTCGGTACTGAGAACTATCAGCAGGGCGTCGAGGAAAGTGGCATCGCTCGGCGGATTAACCGGCGGAAGTTTCGGTGGGACGACTTGCACGAGCAGATCGAGAACTCACCACTCTCACGAGAAATCTATGCCGGGTACCAGCAACTCCTGCGACTGCGGCGAGGCGTCGCAGCCTTTCATCCTGATGCTCCTCTGCGCGTGTTGGACCTGGAGGAACCCAGCGTCATCGCGTTTCATCGCGTCAGTCTTGATGGCGTTCAACAAGTGCTGATCCTCGTGAATTGTGGTCAGGAAACAGTTGATCTCGATCTTCGCGAACTTTGTGACGCGTCAACTTCCCACGATCTGATTGCGGGAGAAGCGGTCGAGCGGATGGACAGTTTTCTGTTGCTGCCCGGGCAAGCGGCGTGGTTGGCGCTGTGA